The DNA segment GTGGAGCTGGCGAACCCCAGCAGCGCGATGAGCAGTGCCGCCTCGAAATAGTGGGTGCTGCCGTAGTAGATGCCCAGCACCAGCATCGCCAGCATGCCGCTCTGGTACATGCAGTCCAGCGCGAGCACCCGGTCCTGTGCAGAGGGGCCTTTCAGGATGCGCACGAGCGCGAACACGATCGCCAGCGCGAGCATGGCCAGCGCGAGGGGCAGGGCCCAGGAGAGCACGGGGCTGGTGGTCATCGTCATGATTCGAAGATCTCCATCAGGGGGCGTTCGTAGCGCTGCTTGATGTGGCCGATCACGGCCTCGTGGCTGTCGAGTTCCAGCACGTGCAGCATCAGCACGGAGCGGTCCAGTGACAGTTCGGCCCACGAGGTTCCGGGCGTGATGCAGACGATCACCGCCAGCACGGCCAGTCCATTCGCATCGCGCAGGTCCAGCGGGATCTGCACGAAGCCCGGGGGATGCTTGCGCTGCGACTTGAACAGGAGGAAGCGCACCACGTTCAGGTTGGAGAGCGAGGTGTCCACCATCACCGACAGCGCCAGGCGCAGGATCGCGCCGGGACGGCGCACGCGCACCGGCAACGGGCGCAGCCCGCGCGTGAGCAGCGGAATCGCCACGCCGACGATGGCCGCGAGGATCAGGTGGCCTGCGCTCATCGAGTGGTTGAGCAGCAACCACATGCCGGCCAGGGCGAAGGACAGCAGCGGGGCGGGAAAGAGGCGCTTCATCATGGCAGGGCCTTGGTTTCGACCAGGGCCCCCGCCGCGGCGCCGGCCACCGGAGGGCCTGCGGGCACAGGCGCGGGCGGCAGCCTCCGTGCGGTGGCGCCCGCGCCTTCGGGCGTGGCGGGCCCCGGCTTCGGCCGGGCCGACATCACCGCATCGATGTAACCGCCTGGCGCATGCAGCGCATTCGCCGTCGCCTGCGTGAAGTCCATGACCCGGCCCGCCTGCAGCGTCAGGCCCACGCAGCAGGCCAGCAGCAGGGCGATCGGAATGCCTTCGAGCACGCGCAATTGCGGGGCAGGGCGGTCATGCGTGGTCCAGAAATGCCGCATGCCCGTGCGGGTGAGTGCGAGCAGTGCCATGAGCCCGGTGGCGATCAGCATGCCGAACAGCAACCAGCCGACCGAAGACGCATGCACGCCGGCCGACGTGCCGAGCCCCAGGGGATTGAGCAGTGCCGTGAGCATCGCGAACTTGCCGACGAAGCCCGACAGTGGCGGAAGGCCCGCGATCACCAGCGTGCACATGAGGAAGGACAGGCCCAGGAAGGCCGCCGCCGCCGGGATGACACGGCCGACCAGCACCATTTCCTGCTCGTCCAGGTTCAGGCGCTGGGCAGGCACCAGCTCGGGTGTGAGGAACGGAGCATCGTCGTCCAGTTCGTGGGGTGCGAGCGTGGCACCGTCGTTGCGCCAGCGGTCGATCAGGTCGGTGAGCAGGAAGAGGGCGCTGATGGCCAGCGTGGAGCTGGGCAGGTAGAAGAGCAGGCCCGCCGTGAGCAGGTTCTGCCCGAAACCCGCGGCCGCCAGCAGCGTGCCCGACGACAGGATGGCCGCATACCCGGCCAGCACGCCGATGCGCTGCGATCCCAGCATGCCGATCGCGCCGAATGCCATGGTCACGAGACCGCCCCCGATCAGCCACAGGCTGCCGAACAGCGCCGACGGCCCGGCCTCCGCGCCGAACATCAGCGTCCACAGGCGCAGGATGGTGTACACACCCACCTTCGTCATCAGTGCGAACAGCGCCCCGGCGGGCGCGCTGGCTGCGCTGTAGGCGGGCGCGAGCCAGAAGTTCAGCGGCCACACCGCCGCCTTGATGAGAAAGGCCGTGGCCAGGATGCCCGCGGCCGCATGCAGCAGGCCGCGATCGGCATCGGCCACATGCGGGATGGTCTGCGCGAGGTCCGCCATGTTCAGCGTGCCCGTGATGCCATAGAGCATCGACACGCCGATCAGGAACAGCGACGACGCCGCGAGGTTGATCGCGATGTAGTGCAGCCCCGCCTGCACCCGCGTGCGACCGGAGCCGTGCAGCAGCAGGCCGTACGACGCTGCCAGCATGATCTCGAAGAACACGAACAGGTTGAAGAGGTCCGCCGTGAGGAAGGCGCCCGCCAGCCCCATGAGCTGGAACTGGAACAGCGGATGGAAATGCACGCCCGCACGGTGCCAGCGCGCCGCTGCGAAGACGATGGAGCACAGCGCGACGAAGCTCGTGAGCACGAGCATGAGCGCCGACAGCCGGTCCAGTGCCAGCACGATGCCGAAGGGTGCGGGCCAGTTGCCCGGCAGGTACACGCCCATCGTGACGGGCTTGCCGCCGAGGTGGGTCCAGAACAGGAGCGCCAGCGCGATGCACAGGCCCGCCAGCGTGGACAGCAGGTTCATGCCCAGCTTGAGCCGCTGGCGCTCCTCGCGCAGCAGCAGCATCAGCGCCGCCGTCAGCAGCGGCAGCATGATGGGCGCGAGCATCAGGTGCGGCATGGCGGCCGACATCCAGTGCGAGAACTGTGCCTGCATGGCCGCGCTCACGGGCGGCTCCCGGCTGCGGTGCAGCGGTGCCCCATGCGGCGATGGGGGGAGATGGGCCTGCAGGTCATGGCATCTCCTGCACGTCGCGCGAGTTCGATCCGTCCACGTGGTCGGTGCCCGACATGCCGCGCGAGGCGAGCAGCACCACCAGGAACAGCGCCGTCATGGCGAAGCCGATCACGATGGCCGTCAGAACCAGCGCCTGAGGCATCGGGTCGGCATAGTGCAGCAGGTCCTTCGGCACGCCGTCGACCAGCACCGGCTCCTTGCCCACGGCCAGGCCCAGCCGGCCCATGCTGAAGATGAACAGGTTCACCGCATAGGACAGCAGCGCCAGCCCCATGATGACCTGGTAAGTGCGGGGGCGCAGCACCAGCCACACGCCCGATCCCGTGAGCACGCCGATCGCGACGGCCAGAACGATTTCCATCAGGGGCTCCCTCCCGGTGCCGTGGCGGCGGCTCCGCCGCGGGCGCCCTCCGATGCCACCGGCAGCTTGCTCCCGGCGGCGTGGGCCGCCTGCGCGGACTGCGCCGATTCTTCCGCCTCGCGCTCTTCCGCGAGGCGCGCGTGATAGCGGTGGCCTCGCACCGATTGGTGGGCGATCGCCGTCAGCATGAGCAGCGTGGCGCCCACCACGAGCGAGAACACGCCGATGTCGAAGAAGAGGGCGCTGGCCACGTGGATCTCGCCCACCACCGGCAGGTGCAGGTGGGCGGTGTGGCTGGTGAGGAAGGGGTAGCCGAAGAAGAGTGCGCCCGCGCCCGTGCCCACGGCGAACAGCAGCCCGGTGGCGATCCAGCGGCGCGGGTACAGGGACAGGTGGGCCTCGACCCACTGCGTGCCCGAGATGATGTACTGCATCAGCAGGCCGACGGAGAGCACGAGGCCCGCCACGAAGCCGCCGCCGGGCTGGTTGTGGCCACGCATGAACATGTAGAACGAGACCAGCAGCGTGAACGGCAGAAGCAGCCGCACCAGCACGGCCGGCACCATCAGGTAGCCCACGGCGGTGTCCGTCGCGTGGCGCGGGTTCAGCAGGTCGGTTTGCAGGTCGGCAGGCATGTTGCGCTGCTGCTCCGGCAGGTCCATGGCCTCGCGCGCGGGGCGGAAGCGGCGCAGCAGCGCGTACACCGTGAGCGCCACGATGCCCAGCACCACGATCTCGCCGAAGGTGTCGAAGCCGCGGAAATCCACCAGCATCACGTTCACGACGTTGGTCCCGCCGCCTTCGGACTGCGCACGTTCCAGGAAGAAGGTGGACGTGCTCTCGGGGAACGGCCGACTCATCATCACGTAGGCCAGCCAACCCAGTCCGCCACCGGCGAGCAGCGAGATCACCAGGTCGCGCGCGCGGCGCAGCCTCGGCAGGCCGACGACAGGCGCCACCTCCCGCAGCCGCTCGTCGCGCCGCGGCAGCCAGCGCAGCCCCAGCAGCACGAGCACCGTGGTGACGACTTCCACCACGATCTGCGTCAGCGCGAGATCGGGCGCGGAAAACCACAGGAAGGTGATGCAGGTGCACAGCCCTGCGCCGCCCAGCAGGGTGAGCGCGGCCAGCCGGTGGTACTTCGCCTGCCAGGCCGCGGCCACGGCGCAGACCGAACCGACGATCCAGATCGCGACGAAGGCCGGCGACAGCGGCAGCGTGCCGCGGTCGCCCAGTTGCAGGCCGCGGGACCACAGCGGCAGCGCCCCCGCCACCAGCGCCGCGCAGACCAGCCACAGCATCTGCCATTGCAGCCGCGGCGTGCCGAGCATGCGGCGGCCACGGTACCCGGCCAGCGTAAGCAGCGTGAGCAGCACCTCGAAGATGCGCTTGCCGCTCACGCGGTAGATGAGCGGGGGGGCGTCGATCCGGCCCGCCTCGCGCTGGCGGCGCAGCAGCAGATAGAGCGCGGCGCCGCCCGCCAGCGCGATCAGGCTCATCACGAACGGCGTATTGAAGCCGTGCCAGATCGCGAGACTGTATTCGGGCAGGTCACCGCCTACCACCGGCAGGGCGGCGGCGGCCAGGTACTGGCCGACCGACCAGGCCGGGAAGATGCCGACCACGAGGCAGGCCAGCACCAGCAGTTCGACGGGCACGCGCATCCAGTGCGGCGGCTCGTGCGGCTCGCTCGGCAGATCCTGCGCCTTCGGTCCCCAGAAGACGTCCACCGTGAAGCGCAGCGAATAGGCCACGCTGAACACACCGGCGATCGTGGCCGCCACGGGCAGCGCGGTGGCCACGAACGGCGAGGCTTCGAGGAACACGGTCTCGGCGAAGAACATTTCCTTCGAGAGGAAGCCGTTGAGCAGCGGCACGCCGGCCATCGCCGCGCTCGCCACCGTGGCCAGGGTGGTGGTGACCGGCATCATGCGCCGCAGGCCCGACAGGCGCCGGATGTCGCGCGTGCCGCTCTCGTGGTCGATGATTCCGGCGGCCATGAACAGCGACGCCTTGAACGTGGCGTGGTTCATGATGTGGAAGACCGCGGCCACGGCCGCCAGCGGGCTGTTGAGGCCCAGCAGCAGGGTGATGAGCCCCAGGTGCGAGATGGTGGAGTAGGCCAGCAGCCCCTTGAGGTCATGCTGGAACATGGCCGCATAGCCCCCGACCAGCAGCGTGAGCAGGCCGGCTCCGCCCACGATCCAGAACCACGGCTCGGTGCCGCCCATCACCGGCCACATGCGCGCCAGCAGGAAGACGCCCGCCTTCACCATGGTGGCGGAATGCAGGTAGGCCGACACAGGCGTGGGCGCCGCCATGGCATTGGGCAGCCAGAAATGGAAGGGGAACTGCGCGCTCTTGGTCAGCGCACCCAGCAGCACCAGCACCAGTGCGGCCAGGTAGAGGGGGTGGCCGCGGACGAGGTCGCCTGCCGCCAGCACCCGGTCCAGGTCGTAGCTGCCCACGATATGGCCCAGAACCAGCACGCCTGCCAGCAGGCACAGCCCGCCCGTGCCGGTGACGGTGAGTGCCATGCGGGCGCCGCTGCGGGCGTCCTTGCGGTGGTGCCAGTAGCCGATCAGCAGGAAGGAAAAGAGACTGGTCAGCTCCCAGAAGAACACGAGCTGGACCAGGTTGCCCGAGAGCACCACGCCGCTCATGGCGCCCATGAAGGCCAGGAAGAACGAAAAGAACCGTGGCACCGGATCGGCGGGCGACATGTAGTAGCGCGCGTACAGCACCACCAGCGAGCCTATGCCCAGCACCAGCATGCAGAACATCCAGGCGAACCCGTCCATGCGCAGCACGAGGTTCAGGCCCAGCGAAGGCAGCCAGGCGAACTCCTGCCGCACCACGCCACCCGCCGCCACCTCCGGAAAATACAGCGCCGCCTGCACCGCGCAGAACAGTGCCACCGCGCCGGCGAGCGTCGATTCGGCATTGCGCGCGTTCGCGGGCAGCAGCGCCGCGAGCACGCTGCCGACGAATGGCAGGAGGACGAGGAGGATCAGGGGCATGTGCGGACCATTCTACGGGGAAGGTCCGCCTGCGCCGCTATGAAAACCCGAGCAGGCTACGGTGAATCGGCGCACCCCTCCAAGGGGGCGACCTGGATGGCGAGCATGCCTTCACAGCTCCTCGACGCGCCGGGCCGGATAGCTGTCCCAGCTCTGGCAGCCGGGGCATTGCCAGAAGTGCTGCCGCGCCTCGAATCCGCAAGCCGCGCAGCGGTAACGCGTGAGCGGCTTCGCAGCCTGGTCGAGCGCCCGCTGCACCTGCGGATGGAAGTCCTCGTGTTCGAGCTTCTCCTGCGACAGCCACTTGGCAGCGGCGACCAGCGAAGGCTCCTTGTCCAGGTGGCGCACATACCAGTCGCGTGGCGGCCGCGCGGGATCGCCCGCGGCCGCTTCCATGGCCACGATCGCGTCGAGCACGTCCAGGGACGGCGCGCGGGCATAGTGCTCCTGCAGCAACTGCAGCACATCGCCCTGGCGCCCGGTCGCAGCCGCCAGTTCGATCAGCAGCGGAGCGGCCAGCGGCAGCGCGCTGGGCGACTGCCGCGCCAGTTCCTGGAGCGTGGCCAGCGCCGCCTCGGCGTGGCCGCGGCGCTGCTGCAGCCGCGCGAGTTCGATGCGCGGCCGCGGCGCATCCGGCGCGGCGGCCCGCGCTTCCTCGAACTGCGCCTGCGCCGCATCCAGGTCGCCCTGGGCCGCGTGCGCCAGCGCCTGCTCGCACAGGTAGTGTGCCTGCCGGGCGCTGAAATCGCCCTGGTGGGATCCGTGCATCTTGCGCGCGATCGCCGTGGCCTGCGGCCAGTCCCGCGAACGTTCGTAGATGGCCAGCAACGCCATGCGGGCCTGCCCCTCGAAGGGCGTGCCTTCCAGCCGCTGCAGCGCATCCTCGGCGCGGTCCAGCAGACCGGCCTTGAGGAAGTCCAGCGCGAGTGCGTGCTGGGCGCGCTCGCGGTCGGCCCGGCCCAGGTCGCCGCGGGACAGCAGGTGCTCATGCACGCGCACCGCACGGTTGTACTCGCCGCGCCGGCGGAAGAGGTTGCCGAGCGCGAAATGCAGCTCCGACGTGTCCGGGTCGTTCTGCACCGCCTCGATGAACGCATCGATCGCCTGGTCCTGCTGCTCGTTGAGCAGGTAGTTCAGCCCCTTGAAATAGGCTTTGGGCGCCCGGCGATTTTCCTGGCGCAGCTGGCGCAGATCGAAGCGGGACGCGAGCCATCCCAGCACGAATGCCAGGGGAAGCCCCAGCAGGAGCCAGCTCAGGTCAAATTCCATGGATGGGCGGCTGCTGCTGCAGGTCGGTCACGGGAGTGGCACTGCCCGCCGGGGAGGCGGACGCAGGCGCGGAAGCAGGCGAGGGCGGCAGCGCGGCCTCGGCGCGGCGCGCGGCGCGCAGGTGCTTCCACCAGCGGGGCACCATGCCCAGCACGCCG comes from the Paracidovorax avenae ATCC 19860 genome and includes:
- a CDS encoding K+/H+ antiporter subunit F; this translates as MTMTTSPVLSWALPLALAMLALAIVFALVRILKGPSAQDRVLALDCMYQSGMLAMLVLGIYYGSTHYFEAALLIALLGFASSTAMAKFLLRGEVIE
- a CDS encoding Na+/H+ antiporter subunit E — translated: MMKRLFPAPLLSFALAGMWLLLNHSMSAGHLILAAIVGVAIPLLTRGLRPLPVRVRRPGAILRLALSVMVDTSLSNLNVVRFLLFKSQRKHPPGFVQIPLDLRDANGLAVLAVIVCITPGTSWAELSLDRSVLMLHVLELDSHEAVIGHIKQRYERPLMEIFES
- a CDS encoding monovalent cation/H+ antiporter subunit D, whose amino-acid sequence is MQAQFSHWMSAAMPHLMLAPIMLPLLTAALMLLLREERQRLKLGMNLLSTLAGLCIALALLFWTHLGGKPVTMGVYLPGNWPAPFGIVLALDRLSALMLVLTSFVALCSIVFAAARWHRAGVHFHPLFQFQLMGLAGAFLTADLFNLFVFFEIMLAASYGLLLHGSGRTRVQAGLHYIAINLAASSLFLIGVSMLYGITGTLNMADLAQTIPHVADADRGLLHAAAGILATAFLIKAAVWPLNFWLAPAYSAASAPAGALFALMTKVGVYTILRLWTLMFGAEAGPSALFGSLWLIGGGLVTMAFGAIGMLGSQRIGVLAGYAAILSSGTLLAAAGFGQNLLTAGLLFYLPSSTLAISALFLLTDLIDRWRNDGATLAPHELDDDAPFLTPELVPAQRLNLDEQEMVLVGRVIPAAAAFLGLSFLMCTLVIAGLPPLSGFVGKFAMLTALLNPLGLGTSAGVHASSVGWLLFGMLIATGLMALLALTRTGMRHFWTTHDRPAPQLRVLEGIPIALLLACCVGLTLQAGRVMDFTQATANALHAPGGYIDAVMSARPKPGPATPEGAGATARRLPPAPVPAGPPVAGAAAGALVETKALP
- a CDS encoding Na+/H+ antiporter subunit C, with protein sequence MEIVLAVAIGVLTGSGVWLVLRPRTYQVIMGLALLSYAVNLFIFSMGRLGLAVGKEPVLVDGVPKDLLHYADPMPQALVLTAIVIGFAMTALFLVVLLASRGMSGTDHVDGSNSRDVQEMP
- a CDS encoding monovalent cation/H+ antiporter subunit A, producing the protein MPLILLVLLPFVGSVLAALLPANARNAESTLAGAVALFCAVQAALYFPEVAAGGVVRQEFAWLPSLGLNLVLRMDGFAWMFCMLVLGIGSLVVLYARYYMSPADPVPRFFSFFLAFMGAMSGVVLSGNLVQLVFFWELTSLFSFLLIGYWHHRKDARSGARMALTVTGTGGLCLLAGVLVLGHIVGSYDLDRVLAAGDLVRGHPLYLAALVLVLLGALTKSAQFPFHFWLPNAMAAPTPVSAYLHSATMVKAGVFLLARMWPVMGGTEPWFWIVGGAGLLTLLVGGYAAMFQHDLKGLLAYSTISHLGLITLLLGLNSPLAAVAAVFHIMNHATFKASLFMAAGIIDHESGTRDIRRLSGLRRMMPVTTTLATVASAAMAGVPLLNGFLSKEMFFAETVFLEASPFVATALPVAATIAGVFSVAYSLRFTVDVFWGPKAQDLPSEPHEPPHWMRVPVELLVLACLVVGIFPAWSVGQYLAAAALPVVGGDLPEYSLAIWHGFNTPFVMSLIALAGGAALYLLLRRQREAGRIDAPPLIYRVSGKRIFEVLLTLLTLAGYRGRRMLGTPRLQWQMLWLVCAALVAGALPLWSRGLQLGDRGTLPLSPAFVAIWIVGSVCAVAAAWQAKYHRLAALTLLGGAGLCTCITFLWFSAPDLALTQIVVEVVTTVLVLLGLRWLPRRDERLREVAPVVGLPRLRRARDLVISLLAGGGLGWLAYVMMSRPFPESTSTFFLERAQSEGGGTNVVNVMLVDFRGFDTFGEIVVLGIVALTVYALLRRFRPAREAMDLPEQQRNMPADLQTDLLNPRHATDTAVGYLMVPAVLVRLLLPFTLLVSFYMFMRGHNQPGGGFVAGLVLSVGLLMQYIISGTQWVEAHLSLYPRRWIATGLLFAVGTGAGALFFGYPFLTSHTAHLHLPVVGEIHVASALFFDIGVFSLVVGATLLMLTAIAHQSVRGHRYHARLAEEREAEESAQSAQAAHAAGSKLPVASEGARGGAAATAPGGSP
- the lapB gene encoding lipopolysaccharide assembly protein LapB; this encodes MEFDLSWLLLGLPLAFVLGWLASRFDLRQLRQENRRAPKAYFKGLNYLLNEQQDQAIDAFIEAVQNDPDTSELHFALGNLFRRRGEYNRAVRVHEHLLSRGDLGRADRERAQHALALDFLKAGLLDRAEDALQRLEGTPFEGQARMALLAIYERSRDWPQATAIARKMHGSHQGDFSARQAHYLCEQALAHAAQGDLDAAQAQFEEARAAAPDAPRPRIELARLQQRRGHAEAALATLQELARQSPSALPLAAPLLIELAAATGRQGDVLQLLQEHYARAPSLDVLDAIVAMEAAAGDPARPPRDWYVRHLDKEPSLVAAAKWLSQEKLEHEDFHPQVQRALDQAAKPLTRYRCAACGFEARQHFWQCPGCQSWDSYPARRVEEL
- a CDS encoding LapA family protein, producing the protein MKYFLWLLKAAIFFTLFAFALNNQQDATVHFFFGTRWTAPLVLVVLSAFALGVAVGVLGMVPRWWKHLRAARRAEAALPPSPASAPASASPAGSATPVTDLQQQPPIHGI